Proteins from a single region of Pseudarthrobacter sp. NIBRBAC000502772:
- a CDS encoding CpaF family protein, with translation MASLNGTPAPVVDALAGLKQRAALALFERMGTRFGDSSGSEEELRASAVEELSAVIDDEQVPLSPEERRRLIREIADEVMGLGPLQRLLEDPSVTEIMVNRFDQIYIERNGHLSLTGSRFSSDDHLRKVIERIVSKVGRRIDESSPLVDARLEDGSRVNAIIPPLAVNGPSLTIRKFSHVPLTVRNLIEWGSITVEMAELLSACVKARLNIIVSGGTGTGKTTLLNVLSSFIPEDDRIVTIEDAVELQLQQEHVVRLESRPPNIEGKGAIGIRELVRNSLRMRPDRIIVGEVRSGESLDMLQAMNTGHDGSLSTVHANSPRDAVARLETLVLMAGMDLPLRAIREQVSSAVDLIIQVTRLRDGSRRVTHVTEVQGMEGDIVTLQDVFLFDYAAGMDAQGRFLGKPVSTGIRPRFLDRFSELGISVSPAVFGGAMNPQGRR, from the coding sequence TTGGCATCTTTGAACGGAACACCAGCGCCGGTTGTCGATGCCTTGGCCGGACTCAAACAGCGGGCTGCGCTTGCGCTTTTCGAACGCATGGGAACCCGGTTCGGTGATTCCTCAGGGTCCGAAGAGGAGCTCCGAGCATCTGCAGTCGAGGAGCTTTCGGCGGTCATCGACGATGAACAAGTTCCGTTGTCGCCGGAAGAACGGCGCCGGTTGATCCGGGAGATTGCGGATGAGGTCATGGGCCTTGGGCCGCTTCAGCGTCTGTTGGAAGATCCATCTGTAACAGAAATCATGGTGAATCGATTTGACCAGATCTACATTGAGCGAAACGGCCACCTATCGCTAACTGGTTCGCGGTTCAGTTCCGATGACCATCTTCGGAAAGTCATCGAACGTATCGTCTCCAAAGTAGGCCGCCGGATCGACGAATCATCGCCCCTCGTCGATGCGCGTTTGGAGGATGGCTCTCGAGTGAACGCCATCATCCCACCCCTTGCGGTGAATGGCCCGTCCCTCACCATTCGTAAGTTCAGCCATGTGCCGCTGACGGTGCGTAACCTCATTGAGTGGGGTTCCATAACGGTGGAAATGGCGGAACTCCTTAGTGCGTGTGTCAAGGCCCGGCTGAACATCATCGTTTCCGGCGGAACAGGTACGGGTAAGACCACGCTGCTCAACGTATTGTCCTCTTTCATCCCAGAGGATGATCGCATCGTGACCATCGAAGACGCTGTCGAACTTCAGCTGCAGCAAGAGCACGTGGTTCGTTTAGAGAGCCGGCCGCCGAACATTGAGGGCAAGGGTGCGATCGGCATCCGCGAGCTCGTCCGCAATTCGCTCCGTATGCGCCCGGACCGAATCATTGTGGGTGAGGTCCGCAGCGGCGAGTCTCTTGACATGCTTCAGGCGATGAACACCGGGCACGATGGTTCCCTATCGACAGTGCACGCCAATTCTCCACGCGACGCCGTTGCCCGTCTGGAGACGTTGGTTCTCATGGCCGGAATGGACTTGCCGCTCCGAGCCATACGCGAGCAAGTGTCGTCAGCCGTCGATCTCATCATCCAGGTGACCAGACTTCGGGACGGGAGCCGCCGCGTGACGCACGTAACGGAGGTCCAGGGAATGGAGGGCGACATCGTGACTCTGCAGGACGTGTTCCTTTTCGACTATGCCGCGGGAATGGATGCGCAGGGGCGATTCCTCGGCAAACCCGTCTCCACAGGGATACGTCCCCGGTTTTTGGACCGATTCTCCGAACTCGGCATCTCCGTGTCGCCTGCCGTGTTCGGCGGCGCCATGAATCCACAGGGGAGGCGGTAG
- a CDS encoding Flp pilus assembly protein CpaB: MKSRLLAGTAAIALAIVGALLIIFYAQGADQRALATTKPVDVLVVKTAIPAGTPVNDMAASLVIEKVPTAGVADTALSTLDNSAGKVSAVTLIPGEQLLAERLVAPEEAKSEGAVKVPAGFQEVSFEVEPKRVVGGRIDVGDHVGFFLSFDSKAYKAKPEDETSQLTVRKALVTAVQRAPQTKPAEKPAEGEPNPQDTTLPEGSLMLTVAVNDVDAGKIVFASEFGRIWLTKEPLDAQDNGPRIERKEVVYK, from the coding sequence GTGAAGTCTCGCCTGCTGGCAGGAACGGCTGCGATTGCGTTGGCGATTGTGGGCGCCCTTCTCATCATCTTCTATGCGCAGGGCGCCGACCAGCGGGCCCTGGCCACCACCAAGCCCGTGGACGTCCTGGTGGTCAAGACCGCCATCCCGGCCGGCACCCCGGTCAACGACATGGCCGCCTCCCTCGTTATCGAGAAAGTGCCCACCGCCGGCGTCGCGGACACTGCGCTCAGCACCCTGGACAACTCCGCAGGCAAGGTCAGCGCCGTAACCCTCATCCCCGGCGAGCAGCTTCTCGCCGAACGGCTTGTGGCCCCGGAAGAGGCCAAGTCAGAGGGCGCCGTGAAAGTTCCGGCCGGCTTCCAGGAAGTCTCCTTCGAAGTTGAGCCGAAAAGGGTTGTCGGCGGACGGATCGACGTCGGCGATCACGTGGGCTTCTTCCTTTCGTTTGACAGCAAAGCTTACAAAGCCAAGCCTGAAGATGAGACCAGCCAGCTAACCGTCCGCAAGGCCCTCGTGACCGCCGTCCAGCGCGCGCCGCAGACCAAGCCCGCCGAAAAGCCCGCGGAAGGCGAGCCCAACCCCCAGGACACCACCCTCCCGGAGGGCTCACTCATGCTCACGGTTGCGGTCAACGACGTCGACGCCGGGAAGATCGTTTTCGCCTCTGAGTTCGGCCGCATCTGGCTTACCAAGGAACCCCTCGACGCCCAGGACAACGGACCCCGCATCGAACGTAAGGAAGTGGTGTACAAATGA
- a CDS encoding TadE/TadG family type IV pilus assembly protein, which translates to MQNNERGAAAVEFAILLPLLLMLVLGTIEFGRAYNAQITLTNAARDGVRVMAIANNPADAKTAAKNAAASVSTAIPTSDVTLSTDVCSTGTQVTLTIKYTLSTITGIAGPFPMTGKGVMLCGG; encoded by the coding sequence ATGCAGAACAACGAACGAGGGGCAGCCGCCGTCGAGTTCGCGATTCTGCTTCCTCTGCTTCTGATGCTCGTCCTCGGAACCATCGAATTCGGGCGTGCCTACAACGCCCAGATCACCCTCACCAATGCCGCCCGTGACGGTGTGCGCGTCATGGCTATCGCCAACAACCCCGCCGATGCGAAGACCGCGGCCAAAAATGCGGCAGCATCCGTCAGCACGGCGATTCCCACCTCCGACGTCACGCTAAGCACCGACGTCTGCAGCACCGGCACCCAGGTAACGCTGACCATCAAGTACACCCTGTCAACCATCACCGGCATTGCCGGCCCGTTTCCGATGACAGGAAAAGGAGTCATGCTGTGCGGCGGCTGA
- a CDS encoding type II secretion system F family protein: MNPLILLSVLLVCVPVAGLAWALLTADQKGRVATAELLSRGAALSGVVAPPRTSVLESIGRRLTPPAYVAFLDRLLSLAGRPVSMPLGKVLGSKLAIGLAGASLGIYLSAVGSTPIMKLAGIFLLFLGYFIPDLMLYSKGTERQKAMQLELANTLDQMLISVEAGLGFEGAMARAGENGKGPLAEELVRTLQDMQVGRSRRESYQALAERTSIPELRSFVQAVIQADTYGIAISRVLRIQAKVMRVKRRQRAEEKAMKLPVMILFPLLFFIFPVLFIAILGPAVINTVVTFSSQ, translated from the coding sequence ATGAACCCCCTGATTCTTCTATCCGTGCTCCTGGTCTGCGTTCCCGTGGCCGGCTTGGCTTGGGCCCTCCTGACCGCGGATCAGAAAGGTCGGGTGGCTACCGCCGAGCTGTTGAGCCGAGGTGCGGCCCTGTCCGGAGTTGTGGCGCCGCCAAGGACCAGCGTGCTCGAATCCATCGGGCGGCGGCTGACTCCGCCTGCTTACGTGGCGTTCCTGGACAGGCTCCTTTCGCTGGCAGGACGGCCAGTTTCCATGCCCCTGGGAAAGGTCCTGGGCTCCAAGCTCGCCATCGGACTGGCGGGTGCGTCCCTCGGGATCTACCTGAGCGCCGTCGGAAGCACACCGATCATGAAGCTCGCGGGCATCTTCCTGCTCTTCCTGGGTTACTTTATCCCGGACCTGATGCTCTACAGCAAGGGCACGGAACGCCAGAAGGCCATGCAGCTGGAGCTGGCCAACACGCTTGACCAGATGCTGATCTCGGTGGAAGCCGGCCTCGGTTTCGAAGGGGCTATGGCCCGGGCCGGCGAAAACGGCAAAGGTCCGTTGGCTGAAGAGCTGGTCCGGACCCTGCAGGACATGCAGGTGGGCCGCAGCCGCCGGGAGTCGTACCAGGCATTGGCTGAGCGGACCAGCATCCCTGAACTTCGGAGCTTCGTCCAAGCCGTAATCCAGGCCGATACCTACGGCATCGCCATCAGCCGGGTCCTGCGCATCCAGGCAAAGGTCATGCGGGTAAAACGCCGCCAGCGTGCCGAGGAGAAAGCCATGAAACTGCCCGTGATGATCCTCTTTCCGCTGCTGTTCTTTATTTTTCCCGTGCTCTTTATTGCCATTCTGGGGCCAGCCGTCATCAACACGGTTGTCACATTCAGCAGCCAATGA
- a CDS encoding Hpt domain-containing protein yields MDSPPLTSSSGGVPAEASAAGAAAGVGAGVHQAGNDAMRWVEPDILAELEEELDGPELALGFARDYASLWDQRFSRLSAAVHTEDRPVALDAVISLRIASAMVGGIRLSVLAQALEDAIRRSDFVQGQALLATLAEHGFRTVSELHANYILKND; encoded by the coding sequence ATGGATAGTCCACCACTCACCTCCAGCAGCGGGGGTGTCCCTGCCGAAGCGTCAGCTGCAGGGGCTGCTGCGGGCGTGGGCGCTGGCGTGCACCAGGCGGGCAATGACGCCATGCGCTGGGTCGAACCGGACATCCTGGCGGAGCTGGAAGAAGAACTGGACGGCCCGGAACTTGCCCTTGGATTCGCGCGCGATTACGCGTCTTTGTGGGACCAGCGCTTCAGCCGGCTGTCGGCAGCGGTCCACACCGAGGACCGCCCCGTTGCCTTGGACGCCGTCATCAGCCTGCGGATCGCTTCAGCCATGGTGGGCGGGATCCGTTTGTCAGTCCTGGCTCAAGCACTGGAGGATGCCATCCGCCGCAGCGACTTCGTCCAAGGCCAGGCACTGCTGGCAACCCTGGCAGAGCACGGCTTTCGTACAGTCTCAGAACTCCACGCGAACTACATCCTGAAAAACGACTAA
- a CDS encoding type II secretion system F family protein → MTPIAWLIIAAVVLPLAYFTWVLVTLDRRGALAVQTNLGQGFAQNGALAATRPPLMLGMAKRLTSGSYEAKLDRWLSLAGRPVSMPLEKLIVAKPLLALAGAVLGILVFRNSPTPQNVGIGLFVTVLGYFVPDLLVYNKGVKRQEAIELELPNTLDQMLISVEAGLGFEAAMARAGQYGEGPLAQELMRTLQDMQVGRPRQESYQALADRSSVADLRSFVRAVVQADKYGIGLAKVLRTQAKQARVKRRQRAEEKAMKLPVKVLFPLLVFIFPVLFIVLLGPAAINIMNTLL, encoded by the coding sequence ATGACTCCAATAGCGTGGCTTATCATCGCAGCCGTTGTCCTTCCGCTCGCATACTTCACTTGGGTGCTTGTGACGTTGGACCGACGCGGAGCCCTGGCCGTCCAGACAAATCTCGGCCAGGGATTCGCCCAGAACGGGGCACTTGCTGCAACGCGTCCTCCCCTGATGCTGGGAATGGCGAAAAGGCTAACGTCTGGCAGCTACGAAGCAAAACTGGATCGATGGCTTTCTCTGGCAGGCCGCCCCGTGTCGATGCCTCTGGAGAAGCTGATCGTAGCGAAACCGCTTCTTGCTCTGGCGGGAGCCGTACTCGGCATTCTGGTCTTTCGTAACTCACCAACGCCGCAGAATGTTGGCATCGGGCTCTTCGTGACCGTACTGGGCTACTTTGTTCCAGACCTGCTTGTCTACAACAAGGGGGTAAAGCGGCAGGAAGCCATAGAACTCGAGTTGCCGAACACCCTCGACCAAATGCTTATATCTGTGGAGGCGGGATTAGGCTTCGAAGCTGCCATGGCTAGGGCCGGGCAGTACGGGGAGGGACCTCTGGCCCAAGAGCTGATGCGGACACTCCAGGACATGCAAGTTGGGCGTCCTCGCCAAGAGTCTTACCAAGCCCTCGCAGACAGGTCTTCGGTGGCAGATTTGCGGAGCTTTGTTCGGGCTGTTGTCCAAGCCGATAAGTACGGCATTGGTCTCGCAAAGGTTCTTCGCACTCAGGCCAAGCAGGCAAGGGTAAAGCGTCGGCAGCGAGCGGAGGAAAAGGCCATGAAGCTCCCAGTCAAAGTCCTATTCCCCCTCTTGGTTTTCATTTTCCCTGTGCTCTTCATCGTCCTCCTCGGCCCAGCAGCCATCAACATCATGAACACGCTGCTCTAA
- a CDS encoding type II secretion system F family protein, producing the protein MENPTVLILAIVACFGALLVLFVVVLKPRYGAIPADRRRPESAPDQSSFSRVSQSVVNGMGGVLGKSGGPFNQNLLYNAGIKMGPADFTVMVAVVSFLAGFMGALLTNPVIGVLMGAAVPFITRLVLSIRTDKRRGKFESQLIDTIQMLIGGLRAGHSVMRSMEAAGLESEAPTSEELRRIVNETRIGMDLRQALDETAVRMDSEDFRWIGQAIQINREVGGDLAEVLEQVAGTIRERSEIKGQVRSLSAEGKMSAVVLMGMPVAVAVMLSFINPGYMSVFVEEPIGNVMVAVSLVMFVLGGFWMSRTIKIKF; encoded by the coding sequence ATGGAGAATCCAACGGTGCTAATACTTGCCATCGTGGCGTGCTTCGGCGCATTGCTTGTACTCTTCGTTGTTGTTCTGAAGCCACGATATGGAGCAATTCCCGCAGACCGCAGGCGTCCCGAGTCGGCGCCGGATCAGTCATCATTCAGCAGAGTTTCACAATCAGTTGTCAATGGCATGGGCGGGGTCCTCGGCAAATCCGGCGGACCCTTCAACCAAAATTTACTGTACAACGCCGGCATAAAGATGGGACCGGCTGATTTCACCGTCATGGTGGCAGTCGTTTCCTTCTTGGCTGGTTTCATGGGGGCACTTCTGACCAACCCGGTGATCGGCGTCCTCATGGGGGCAGCGGTGCCGTTCATTACCCGTCTTGTCCTGAGTATCCGCACTGACAAACGCCGCGGCAAGTTCGAATCCCAACTCATTGACACCATCCAGATGCTTATTGGCGGGCTGCGCGCGGGTCACAGCGTTATGCGGTCTATGGAGGCTGCAGGCTTGGAATCCGAGGCGCCCACCTCTGAAGAGTTGCGAAGGATCGTTAACGAAACCCGCATCGGGATGGACCTCCGGCAGGCATTGGATGAAACTGCAGTACGGATGGACAGCGAGGACTTTCGTTGGATCGGGCAGGCCATCCAGATCAACAGGGAAGTTGGTGGCGACCTTGCCGAGGTACTTGAACAGGTGGCCGGAACCATACGCGAACGTAGTGAGATAAAAGGCCAGGTACGGTCCCTGAGCGCGGAGGGCAAGATGTCCGCCGTCGTCCTCATGGGCATGCCAGTTGCTGTGGCGGTCATGCTTTCGTTCATCAATCCGGGCTACATGAGCGTCTTCGTTGAGGAGCCCATAGGCAACGTGATGGTGGCCGTCAGCCTGGTCATGTTCGTCCTTGGTGGGTTCTGGATGAGCCGCACTATAAAGATCAAGTTCTAA
- a CDS encoding CpaF family protein, translating into MKLSERIQTVQDRNQAAQPALAVHPAVASTTATRITAPERTASAGRVAETAGTQPPAVVHSHAGSPDLAPQAPKAQPVDVFAAMKLRAASALFERMGARFNDASVTEQELRRTAKEELTLIIDAEQVPLSAEERIRLVRDVADDVLGYGPLQRLLDDPDVTEIMVNRMDQIYVERKGKLTLTESRFSSEEHLRKVIERIVSKVGRRIDESSPLVDARLEDGSRVNAVIPPLSVGGSSLTIRKFSKVPLTVRNLIDFGTLTPEMAELLDACVKAKLNIIVSGGTGTGKTTLLNVLSSFLPADERIVTIEDAVELQIQQQHVVRLESRPPNTEGKGEVTIRELLRNSLRMRPDRIVVGEVRGGESLDMLQAMNTGHDGSLSTVHSNSPRDAVARLETLVLMAGMDLPLRAIREQIASAVNLIVQISRLRDGTRRITHVTEVQGMEGDIVTLQDAFVFDYSAGMDAHGRFLGKPVATGIRPRFIDRFEDLGIHVSPAVFAGSLSPVMK; encoded by the coding sequence GTGAAACTCTCCGAACGGATCCAAACCGTCCAGGACCGGAACCAGGCCGCACAACCGGCTCTCGCCGTGCACCCCGCCGTTGCCAGCACGACGGCGACACGCATCACCGCGCCGGAGCGCACCGCGAGCGCGGGGCGAGTCGCGGAAACCGCCGGAACGCAACCTCCCGCCGTCGTACATTCGCATGCCGGTTCACCGGACCTGGCTCCCCAGGCACCCAAGGCGCAGCCGGTGGACGTTTTTGCCGCAATGAAACTCCGTGCCGCGAGTGCACTGTTTGAACGGATGGGCGCACGGTTCAACGACGCGTCAGTGACCGAGCAGGAGCTGCGGCGCACCGCGAAGGAAGAGCTCACCCTGATCATTGACGCAGAGCAAGTGCCCCTGTCTGCGGAGGAGCGCATCCGGCTGGTCCGCGATGTCGCCGACGACGTGCTGGGTTACGGCCCGCTGCAGCGGTTGTTGGACGATCCGGACGTCACGGAAATCATGGTCAACCGAATGGACCAGATCTACGTGGAGCGCAAGGGCAAGCTCACGCTCACCGAATCGCGCTTCAGCTCCGAAGAACACCTGCGCAAGGTGATTGAGCGCATCGTGTCCAAAGTGGGGCGAAGGATCGATGAGTCCTCGCCGCTGGTGGATGCCCGGCTCGAAGACGGTTCCCGCGTCAACGCCGTCATCCCGCCCCTGTCCGTGGGCGGGTCATCGCTGACCATCCGAAAGTTCAGCAAAGTCCCCCTGACGGTCCGCAACCTGATTGACTTCGGCACGCTGACCCCGGAGATGGCTGAGCTGCTGGATGCCTGCGTGAAGGCCAAACTGAACATCATCGTATCCGGCGGCACCGGCACCGGCAAGACGACCCTACTCAACGTCCTGTCCTCCTTCCTTCCGGCAGACGAACGGATCGTCACCATCGAGGACGCCGTGGAGCTGCAGATCCAGCAGCAGCACGTGGTCCGGCTTGAGAGCCGTCCTCCGAACACTGAAGGCAAGGGCGAAGTGACCATCCGCGAACTTCTCCGGAACTCGTTGCGTATGCGCCCTGACCGTATCGTGGTGGGCGAAGTCCGTGGGGGCGAATCCCTGGACATGCTGCAGGCCATGAACACCGGCCACGACGGTTCCCTCTCCACGGTGCACTCCAATTCACCCCGCGACGCCGTCGCCCGTCTGGAAACCCTGGTGCTGATGGCCGGCATGGACCTGCCACTGCGTGCCATCCGGGAACAGATCGCGTCCGCCGTAAACTTGATAGTCCAGATTTCAAGGCTGCGGGACGGGACCCGCCGCATCACCCATGTCACCGAAGTCCAGGGCATGGAAGGGGACATCGTGACCCTGCAGGACGCGTTCGTTTTCGATTACTCCGCCGGGATGGACGCCCATGGCCGGTTTCTTGGCAAACCTGTGGCCACCGGCATCAGGCCACGCTTCATCGACCGGTTCGAAGACCTCGGCATCCACGTCTCACCGGCGGTCTTTGCCGGCTCCCTCTCCCCGGTCATGAAATGA
- a CDS encoding Flp family type IVb pilin — protein sequence MLSLYTNLMIRLRSEEKGATAVEYGIMVALIAVVIIVAVSSLGGTLTGLFESVDTKITPTTAPTTP from the coding sequence ATGCTTTCTCTCTACACCAACCTCATGATCCGCCTTCGCAGCGAAGAAAAGGGCGCCACAGCCGTCGAATACGGCATCATGGTCGCCCTCATCGCCGTCGTCATCATCGTCGCCGTTAGCAGCTTGGGTGGCACCCTGACGGGACTCTTCGAATCCGTCGACACCAAAATCACGCCGACGACGGCCCCGACCACCCCGTAG
- a CDS encoding pilus assembly protein TadG-related protein, whose protein sequence is MRRLTKDKQTKERGAITVIVAFLMVVLLGSVAIAVDVGVIYSERAQLQSGADAAAIGMAQKCARDASDPLCSTTSTLASSLANQNTLDGMSKVHSIALNKTARTVAVQTSAKETGGTDNSVSLFFADVLGVPTKEVGARASAVWGSPKAGRTAFPLAFSTCQVKGHVDGSLQLLQEHGKNANLDCDYGPSGAAVQGGFGWLTQDAGVCGGTIDLAISEGGSDPGNNAPGNCSTELNRWASGITSGREVIVLLPVFNKVTGTGAGASYGMVSFAAFKVTGWKFSGNSGLPYEFRSEISATTGVTSSTECKGDCRGIIGSFVKYVSLADGYTLGPVDEYGATIARMTL, encoded by the coding sequence GTGCGGCGGCTGACCAAGGATAAGCAAACTAAGGAACGCGGTGCGATCACGGTCATCGTGGCATTCCTCATGGTGGTTCTCCTCGGCTCCGTGGCGATCGCCGTCGACGTCGGAGTGATCTACTCGGAACGCGCCCAACTCCAAAGCGGCGCGGACGCGGCCGCCATCGGCATGGCCCAGAAGTGCGCCCGTGATGCCAGCGATCCGCTATGTTCGACGACGTCGACGCTCGCCAGCAGCCTAGCGAACCAGAACACGCTGGACGGCATGAGTAAGGTCCACTCCATCGCCCTGAACAAGACAGCCCGGACTGTGGCAGTGCAGACGTCGGCCAAGGAAACCGGCGGCACCGACAACTCGGTGTCACTGTTCTTTGCAGACGTCCTTGGTGTCCCCACCAAAGAGGTGGGAGCCCGGGCTTCAGCCGTTTGGGGCAGCCCGAAGGCAGGACGGACCGCATTCCCACTCGCCTTCTCCACCTGCCAGGTGAAGGGCCACGTGGACGGTTCACTGCAACTCCTTCAGGAACACGGCAAGAATGCCAACTTGGACTGCGACTACGGGCCGTCCGGAGCAGCCGTCCAGGGTGGCTTCGGGTGGCTCACACAGGATGCTGGCGTCTGCGGTGGAACCATCGACCTCGCCATCAGCGAAGGCGGTAGCGATCCAGGGAACAACGCCCCCGGCAACTGCTCCACCGAACTCAACCGTTGGGCCAGCGGAATCACATCTGGACGCGAGGTTATCGTCCTGCTTCCAGTGTTCAACAAAGTTACCGGCACTGGCGCCGGCGCCAGTTACGGCATGGTCTCATTCGCCGCATTCAAGGTCACCGGCTGGAAGTTCAGCGGAAACAGCGGGCTACCCTACGAATTCCGCAGCGAAATCTCTGCAACCACCGGCGTGACGTCGTCCACTGAATGTAAAGGCGACTGTCGCGGAATCATCGGCAGCTTCGTCAAGTACGTCTCCCTCGCCGACGGCTACACGCTCGGACCAGTGGACGAGTACGGCGCCACCATCGCCCGCATGACTCTGTAG
- a CDS encoding AAA family ATPase: MSRFVLLSPNIDFDHKLRQAVANGLRGSVQTIASDILPAGPQELFALLNQEQPEVVIIGPDVSPDEALRFAKVFDVQLPGLSIVLVSDADPAVLLHAMRAGIRDILSPGADAAEIRVILELACQSFATRNRTFGAPPAENSGKGLVVGVFSPKGGVGKTTLATNIAIGLGQIAPMSVVIVDLDLQFGDVASGLYLNPEHTVTDAVSPAAAQDSLVLKAFLTVHPAGIYALCAPPNPVDADHVTPDQVTHLLEQLAREFQYVVVDTAPGLPEIGIAALEQCTDVVWVSAMDIPSLRGLRSGLEVLRQLEIMPESRHVVLNMADANAGLTVQDVESTIGAPVDISIPRSRAVALSTNRGIPVLQESKKDPAVKSLKQLVERFNPVWRTQAQRKLHRRVVI; encoded by the coding sequence ATGAGCCGCTTCGTCCTCCTCTCCCCCAATATCGATTTCGACCACAAACTACGCCAGGCCGTGGCGAACGGGCTCCGCGGCTCGGTGCAGACCATCGCCTCGGACATCCTTCCCGCTGGACCGCAGGAGCTGTTCGCCCTCCTCAACCAGGAGCAGCCTGAGGTCGTCATCATCGGGCCGGACGTCTCCCCCGACGAGGCGCTGCGATTCGCCAAGGTCTTCGATGTCCAGCTGCCCGGCCTCAGCATCGTGCTGGTCAGCGACGCCGATCCCGCCGTCCTCTTGCACGCCATGCGGGCCGGGATCCGGGACATACTGAGCCCCGGCGCGGATGCCGCCGAGATCCGCGTAATCCTGGAACTTGCTTGCCAGTCCTTCGCCACCCGCAACCGGACCTTCGGCGCACCGCCTGCGGAAAACAGCGGCAAGGGACTCGTCGTCGGCGTCTTCTCCCCCAAGGGCGGAGTCGGTAAGACCACCCTCGCCACCAACATCGCCATCGGCCTGGGCCAGATCGCCCCCATGAGCGTGGTCATCGTGGACCTTGACCTCCAGTTCGGCGACGTTGCCTCCGGCCTCTACCTCAATCCCGAGCACACCGTCACCGACGCCGTCAGCCCTGCCGCCGCGCAGGACTCCCTAGTCCTCAAAGCGTTCCTGACCGTTCACCCGGCCGGAATTTACGCCCTGTGCGCGCCGCCGAACCCGGTGGACGCGGACCACGTCACTCCCGACCAGGTCACGCACCTGCTGGAGCAGCTGGCGCGGGAGTTCCAGTACGTGGTGGTGGATACCGCGCCCGGTCTCCCCGAGATCGGGATTGCGGCTCTGGAACAGTGCACCGACGTGGTGTGGGTCAGCGCCATGGACATCCCCAGCCTCCGCGGCCTCCGGTCCGGACTGGAAGTCCTCCGCCAGCTCGAGATCATGCCCGAGTCACGGCACGTGGTACTCAACATGGCCGATGCCAATGCCGGCCTGACGGTCCAGGACGTGGAATCCACCATCGGCGCACCCGTGGACATCAGCATTCCCCGTTCCCGCGCCGTGGCGCTGTCCACTAACCGAGGCATCCCCGTCCTCCAGGAATCCAAAAAGGACCCGGCCGTCAAGAGCCTCAAACAGTTGGTGGAGCGCTTCAACCCCGTCTGGCGGACCCAGGCCCAACGCAAGCTGCACCGAAGGGTGGTCATCTAG
- a CDS encoding type II secretion system F family protein produces MTALHIGVAVLLVAASLLGIAVLAPGAPEVPMDRRRPFESNPPTTLTRFAASAVTSFERMLEGRNVRLFSRAQLENAGLRLTQSEFFILVAAGMCVGFLVGIVTVGPLVGLLFAILSPFVGHLVLGYLSGKRRAKFDTQLGDTLQLLSGGLRAGHSILRAIDAAAAESQKPTSEEMRRVITETSLGRDLLAALNDTALRMKNEDFVWVSQAIQINREVGGNLAEVLDQVNETIRERSEIKGHIKALAAEGKFSAYILIAMPFGIVGMLLSVSPDYMNPMFGHPLGWAMIGGSFVLMTIGSLWMRKIIDLKF; encoded by the coding sequence ATGACAGCTCTTCATATTGGGGTCGCCGTCCTGCTCGTGGCTGCCAGCCTCCTCGGCATCGCGGTACTGGCCCCCGGGGCGCCCGAGGTGCCGATGGACCGCCGTCGTCCGTTCGAATCAAACCCGCCCACTACGTTGACGCGCTTCGCAGCGTCCGCAGTGACCTCCTTCGAACGGATGCTCGAAGGACGCAACGTCCGGCTCTTCTCGCGTGCCCAGCTGGAAAACGCCGGTCTCCGGCTGACCCAGTCCGAATTCTTCATTCTGGTGGCGGCTGGCATGTGTGTGGGATTCCTGGTGGGCATTGTCACCGTGGGGCCGCTCGTGGGGCTGCTGTTCGCAATCCTTTCTCCTTTTGTAGGGCATCTGGTCCTTGGATATCTGTCCGGGAAACGGCGGGCCAAGTTTGATACGCAGCTCGGCGATACGCTGCAGCTGCTCTCGGGAGGCCTGCGCGCCGGCCACAGTATCCTTCGCGCCATCGACGCCGCAGCGGCGGAATCCCAGAAGCCCACCTCGGAAGAGATGCGGCGCGTGATCACCGAGACCAGCCTGGGCCGCGACCTCCTCGCAGCCCTGAACGACACCGCCCTCCGGATGAAGAACGAGGACTTCGTGTGGGTTTCCCAGGCTATCCAGATCAACCGCGAAGTGGGCGGAAACCTGGCGGAAGTCCTGGACCAAGTGAACGAGACCATCCGTGAGCGCAGTGAGATCAAAGGCCATATCAAGGCGTTGGCCGCGGAAGGCAAGTTCTCCGCCTACATCCTCATTGCCATGCCGTTCGGAATTGTGGGCATGCTGCTTTCGGTCAGTCCGGACTACATGAACCCGATGTTCGGCCATCCTCTGGGCTGGGCCATGATCGGCGGCTCGTTTGTCCTCATGACGATCGGCAGCCTGTGGATGCGCAAAATCATCGACCTGAAGTTCTGA